In Terriglobus aquaticus, the genomic window GAAAGCTCTTCTCCAACACCAGGTGAATGCCCTGTGACGGAGACACCATGCCCTCCGCGCCCGGCTCGGCCATGCGCCGCACTTCGTCCGTGAAAATGCCGGTCGCGTTCACTACGCACTTCGCATTCACTGTGACGCGCTCGCCGGTCTCACGGTCTTCCAGTTCCACGCCGTTCACAAAGCCATCGCCATCGCGCTGCAGTCCCACTGCCGCGCAGTAGTTCAGCACCGTCGCGCCGTGGTCGGCCGCGGTCATTACCAGGTGCATCAGCAACCGCGTGTCGTCGAACTGCCCATCGTGATACACCACGCCACCGCGCAGGCCCTCCTGCTCAATCGTCGGCAGCCGTTTCAGCGTCTCTTCGCGGCTCAGAATCTTCGACCGGCCAAAGGAATACTTCACCGCCAGCAGGTCATAGATCTTCATGCCAATGCCGTAGAACGGAGCCTCCCACCATGAGTAGTTCGGGACCACAAACTCCAGGTCATGCACCAGGTGGGGAGCGTTCTGCCGCAACAGGCCCCGCTCCTTCAGCGCCTCCATCACCAGGCTCACGTTGCCCTGCTCCAGGTAGCGCACGCCGCCGTGTACCAGCTTGGTCGACCGCGACGACGTGCCTTTCCCGAAGTCCTCGCGCTCCACCAGCAACGTCGCATAGCCGCGCAACGCCGCGTCCACCGCCACACCGGCGCCGGTGGCCCCGCCGCCAATCACTACCACGTCCCACGGCTCCGCACCGCGCTCCCGCACCGCCCGCACCATCGTGTCGCGATTCATCTCAAGCCCTCTTCCTGTCTGATGCCGTCAGCACAACACGGCCTATGCCGCCGCGTTCCAGCCCTTCGCGCGCTCGACAGCCTTCTGCCAGCGCGCGTACAGCTTGTCCGTGCTTTGCCTATCACGCGGCTCAAAGCGGGTTCCCGGCACCTGTTCCTGCTGAATCGACTCCAGCCCACCCCACACCCCGGTCGCGATGCCCGCCAGGTACGCCGCACCCATGGCGGTCGTCTCCAGGCATGCGGGACGCACAACCGGCACCTGCAACAGGTCCGCCTGGAACTGCATCAGCGTATCGTTGGCCGTGGCGCCGCCATCCACGCGCAGCTCCTTCAGCGGAGCGGGCGTGTCCGCATCCATCGCTTTCAACACGTCGGCCACCTGCAGCGCGATGCTCTCCAGCGCGGCGCGCGCAACGTGCCCGGCCGTGGTGCCACGGCCCATGCCCAGCAGTGTGCCCGTCGCGTACGGGTCCCAGTGCGGCGCGCCCAGCCCCGTGAATGCAGGCACAAACACCACGCCACCGCTGTCTGGCACGCTGCAGGCCAGCGCTTCCACATCGCTGCTCTTTTGAATCAGCCCCAGACCGTCGCGCAGCCATTGCACCACCGCGCCACCAATGAACACCGAGCCTTCCAGCGCATACTCGGGCTTGCGTTCCAGCGAACACGTCAGCGTGGTCAGCAGCCGCTGCTCACTCAGCCGGAACGCGTCGCCGATGTGCTGCAGCAGAAAACATCCCGTACCGTAAGTGTTCTTCGCATCGCCTGGCCGCGTGCACATTTGTCCAAACAGCGCACTCTGCTGATCGCCCGCGATGCCGGCAATCTCAATGCCCTCCAGGCCGAGCGTAGTACTCACCGGCCCCAGCGCTTCGCTCGACCACACCACCTCCGGCATCATCGACCGCGGCACGCGCAACAGCCGCAGCAGCTCGTCGTCCCAGCGGTCTTCCACGATGTTGTAGAGCAGCGTGCGCGAAGCATTCGTGCGATCCGTCACATGCCGCTTGCCGCTCGTCAGGTTCCAGATCAGCCAGCTATCGATGGTGCCAAAGGCCAGCTCGCCGCGCTCCGCCTTCTCCCGCGCGCCAGCAACGTTGTCCAGGATCCACGCCACCTTGGTACCGCTGAAGTACGGGTCCAGCCGCAGACCGCTGCGCCGCCGCACCTCGTCTTCTGCACCGTCGCGGGTCAACTGCTCGCACTGCGCTGCGGTCCGTCGGTCCTGCCACACAATCGCGTTGTACACCGGCTTGCCCGTCGCGCGCTCCCACACCACGGCCGTCTCGCGCTGGTTGGTGATGCCGAGCGCGGCCACATCGCGCGGCCGAATACCCGCACGCCCCAGCACCTCCACCGCCGCGCTCAATTGGCTGGTCAGGATCTCAAACGGGTCGTGCTCTACCCAGCCCTGCGTGCCCGTGGGACCGCCGCGCGACGCCTCGGGAAAGATCTGCCGAAACTCATGCTGTGCCGTTCCCCGAATCGCTCCGGCCTTGTCAAACAGAATCGCCCGCGAGCTCGTCGTTCCTTGGTCCAGCGCCAACACAAGTTCAGCCATGCATCTCTCCCATTTACCGGCGCCGCCACCCGGCGCCGATTGCCGCCCCAACATACCACCGCGCTTGCCACCGCCGCCACAGCAGGCAAAGGCGCCCAACAACGCATCGCTCGGCCCTTAGTCGCTTGCCGCCACACTGCAGCCCCTGTACTTTCTTGAAAGATGGCCGTCGATTCTGCGCCAGCCCACACATCACGGCAGGCGTCGTTCCAGGCACAGCCGAACCGCCGCGACCATGCGCAGCGCTTCTACCGGCCAGAGCTGGACGCAGTTCGCTTCGTAGCCTTTCTGCTCGTCTTCCTGCACCACACTTCATCGCAGTTTGTGTGGCGTTCTCCGCTCATCCAGGTCACGGGTCTGGGTCTCTGCCTCTTCTTCGCGCTCAGCGCATACCTCATCACGACCCTGCTGCTGCGGGAAAAGGCGCAAACCGGAACCGTCTCGTTGCGTGACTTCTACATCCGACGCATCCTGCGCATCTGGCCGCTCTACTTTCTCGGCCTCGCGGTCGGTCTCCTGCTCGATTGGCGGTACGGCTTTTTCCCAACCGACCGGTCCTGGTACATCGCGGCGGCTCTGCTTGTCGGCAACTTCGCCGTGTACATGCCAAGCTTCGTCCTGCCACTATGGAGCATCTCGCTGGAGGAGCAGTTCTATCTGCTTTGGCCAGGTCTGACCAGACGCCTGAGTCACACCGGTCTGCTGATCGCCTGCCTCGCGCTCACCATCTGCTCGTGGATCGCGACCGGCATCTACGGCCATCTGCATGCGGACACCGCGAACCGCGTATGGTTCAGCAGCCTGGTCCAGATGCAGATGTTCACCGCAGGCGCGTTGCTGGCGCTGCGGCATGACCGGCAGGGCTGCCTGCTCCAGAACCGCGCCTTGCGCATCGTCGCGCTGCTGCTCACACCCTGCATCTGGCTTGCGGCGATCCGGTTCGGCGGCATCAAGGGTGGCTATGCTCCCGGAGCCCTCCAACTCATCGTGGGGTATGCGGCGGTCGCGCTCACCTGCGCCCTGATCCTCGATGCGCTCACCGCCGCACCACCGCGCATCCCGGCTTTTCTTGCTTACCTTGGCCGCATCTCCTTCGGCCTGTACGTCTTCCACTCCCCTGTCTTTCTGCTTGGAAAGCGCTACCTGCCGCTCCACCGGCCATGGACACTGCTGCCCGCGGAGCTCTGCCTCACCATCGCAGCCGCGGCGCTCTCCTACCGCTTCTTCGAAACGCCGTTTCTCCGCCTGAAACAGCGGTTTGAGATCGTGCGTTCGCGGCCGATCAACGCCTGAGCGCACCTTCGCAACGCGCCTCCTCTAAAATTGGAGGTGCTATGAGCGAGCACCCCACCGATCTGCCGCCGGTCGACCTATCCAAGCCGCCTGCGGACAACATCGTCCGCGTCACCTTTCAGCCTGAAAACAAGACGGTTGAGTTCCCCTTCGGCACCCTGCCCTACGACGGCCACGGCCGTCCCATGAGCTTTCTGGACGTCGCCGAAAACTACGGCATCTTCCTCGACCACGCCTGCGGCGGCGTTTGCGCCTGCACCACCTGCCACGTCTACGTGAAGCAGGGCGAGCCCGGCCTTTCCGAACCGGAAGATGACGAGCTCGACCGCGTCGATCTTGCCGCTGGTCCGCAGACCAACTCGCGCCTTGGCTGCCAGGCAGTCATCGAAAAGCCCGGCACCTACGTGGTCGAGATCCCCGCCTGGAACCGCAACTACGTGCAGGAAGGCAAGCCCGCTGCGATCATCGCGGACGCGACGCCGGCACCGCCCGTCACCTCGCCCGCAGCGGTAGCGGCAAAGGAGTAGCCATGCCACGCGAAATCACCTGGACCGACTTCGAAGAGATCGGCATCCAGTTGCAGGAGAAGTACCCGGAGATCGACCCGCTCACGGTGCGCTTCACCGACCTGCACAAGTACGTCACAGCGCTGCCCGGCTTTGTCGGCGATCCGGCCAAGTCCACCGAGGGCCAGCTCGAAGGCATCCAGATGGCCTGGCACGAAGAGTACGAAGACGCCAAGTAAAGTGAAGCGGGTGCCGCGAACAGTGTCGCTGCCCCCGCTTCTCTACTTTTTGGCAGGATCCGCTTTTTCGCACGACTCTACTGCCCGCGGCTGCTCGTTCTCAAAAGT contains:
- a CDS encoding 2Fe-2S iron-sulfur cluster-binding protein, whose product is MSEHPTDLPPVDLSKPPADNIVRVTFQPENKTVEFPFGTLPYDGHGRPMSFLDVAENYGIFLDHACGGVCACTTCHVYVKQGEPGLSEPEDDELDRVDLAAGPQTNSRLGCQAVIEKPGTYVVEIPAWNRNYVQEGKPAAIIADATPAPPVTSPAAVAAKE
- a CDS encoding acyltransferase family protein codes for the protein MAVDSAPAHTSRQASFQAQPNRRDHAQRFYRPELDAVRFVAFLLVFLHHTSSQFVWRSPLIQVTGLGLCLFFALSAYLITTLLLREKAQTGTVSLRDFYIRRILRIWPLYFLGLAVGLLLDWRYGFFPTDRSWYIAAALLVGNFAVYMPSFVLPLWSISLEEQFYLLWPGLTRRLSHTGLLIACLALTICSWIATGIYGHLHADTANRVWFSSLVQMQMFTAGALLALRHDRQGCLLQNRALRIVALLLTPCIWLAAIRFGGIKGGYAPGALQLIVGYAAVALTCALILDALTAAPPRIPAFLAYLGRISFGLYVFHSPVFLLGKRYLPLHRPWTLLPAELCLTIAAAALSYRFFETPFLRLKQRFEIVRSRPINA
- the glpK gene encoding glycerol kinase GlpK encodes the protein MAELVLALDQGTTSSRAILFDKAGAIRGTAQHEFRQIFPEASRGGPTGTQGWVEHDPFEILTSQLSAAVEVLGRAGIRPRDVAALGITNQRETAVVWERATGKPVYNAIVWQDRRTAAQCEQLTRDGAEDEVRRRSGLRLDPYFSGTKVAWILDNVAGAREKAERGELAFGTIDSWLIWNLTSGKRHVTDRTNASRTLLYNIVEDRWDDELLRLLRVPRSMMPEVVWSSEALGPVSTTLGLEGIEIAGIAGDQQSALFGQMCTRPGDAKNTYGTGCFLLQHIGDAFRLSEQRLLTTLTCSLERKPEYALEGSVFIGGAVVQWLRDGLGLIQKSSDVEALACSVPDSGGVVFVPAFTGLGAPHWDPYATGTLLGMGRGTTAGHVARAALESIALQVADVLKAMDADTPAPLKELRVDGGATANDTLMQFQADLLQVPVVRPACLETTAMGAAYLAGIATGVWGGLESIQQEQVPGTRFEPRDRQSTDKLYARWQKAVERAKGWNAAA
- the iscX gene encoding Fe-S cluster assembly protein IscX, whose translation is MPREITWTDFEEIGIQLQEKYPEIDPLTVRFTDLHKYVTALPGFVGDPAKSTEGQLEGIQMAWHEEYEDAK